The window TAAAGTGATCTTTCATTTTTTGTTTTGCTAATTGCGGGTCTTTCATTTCAATCGCATCGTAAATAGCTTGGTGTTCTTCAATACCTTTTTGTGCTAAATTTTTATCACAAACATGATATTTCTCAAAGTTGGTAATAATTTGAGGTGTAATAATTAACATAAAAGTATTCATAGAGCTATTACCACTTGCTTTAGCTATAGCTAGATGAAATAGTAAATCTTCTTGAACAGCATCTTTGCCATTTAAAACCTTTTTGGAATATGCATCTATTGTTGCTTTCAGTTTTTTTAAATCTTCATCTGTTCTTCTTAAAGCTGCTAATCGTACTGTTTTTAATTCTAATAATATTCGGGTTTCTACTAAGGATTTAAAATCTGGATCTTCCAGTCTTAAGATATCTTTAATCATCCCATTCATTGCAATTACACCTATGTTTGCTATAAATGTTCCGCTTTGCGGAATAGATTTTAATAAACCATATAATTCTAATTTTTGAATAGCTTCTCTAACATTACTTCTAGACACTTCAAATTTTTCGGCTAGTACGCGCTCTGCAGGTAATTTATCTCCAGGTTCCAGATTTTTTAAGTTTATTAAATCTCGGATGTTAGCAATGATATGTTTTTGAACATCAAATTTTTCCGTTTTGCCTAGT is drawn from Lacinutrix sp. WUR7 and contains these coding sequences:
- a CDS encoding FadR/GntR family transcriptional regulator, translating into MKVEILGKTEKFDVQKHIIANIRDLINLKNLEPGDKLPAERVLAEKFEVSRSNVREAIQKLELYGLLKSIPQSGTFIANIGVIAMNGMIKDILRLEDPDFKSLVETRILLELKTVRLAALRRTDEDLKKLKATIDAYSKKVLNGKDAVQEDLLFHLAIAKASGNSSMNTFMLIITPQIITNFEKYHVCDKNLAQKGIEEHQAIYDAIEMKDPQLAKQKMKDHFSELYQYCYKD